Part of the Rhizobiales bacterium NRL2 genome is shown below.
TGGAGATTCTTCAGGGCGGACTGGAGATTCGCGTCCCCGATCGCCTTCGTCGACTCTTCCTTGAACAGATGCGACTTCGGCTGCATGGCTCAGTTTCCCGTCATGTAACCGGCGCCCTTGGACTTGATCCAAGGGCCCAGCAAAAAGAATGACTGGGTCCTGGGGTCAAGCCCCAGGACGCCGCATGGAGAGTCGACCACGCAGCACATCACCCCTCCTCACCGATGGCGGGGCCGTCGGTCATCCCGGCCAGCACCTCGGCGACGTGGCGCACCTGGATGTCCGCGCCCTCGCGCTTCAGCTTGCCAGCCATGTTCAGCAGGCAGCCCATGTCGCCGGCCAGCAGCAGGTCCGCACCGGTGGCCTGGATGTCATCGGACTTGCGCCGCACCATCTCCGCGGAGACGTCGGAATACTTGATGCAGAACGTGCCGCCGAAGCCGCAGCAGGTCTCGGCGGTCGGCAGTTCGACCAGTTCCAGTTCGTCCACGGTCGCCAGCAGCCGTCGCGGCTGTTCCTTGATCTTCAGTTCGCGCAGGCCCGAGCAGCTGTCGTGATAGGTCACGGTCCGATCCAGCTTCGCCTCGACCTCGGTCATGCCGCAGACACCGGTGAGGAAGGAAACGAGCTCGAAGGTTCGGGCGCCGAGATCTGCCGCGCGCCGCGCCCAGTCGCCATCGTCGGCGAACAGTGTCGGGTAGTGATGGCGGATCATGCCGGCGCAGGAACCCGAGGGCGCCACGACATAGTCGAAGCTCTCGAAGGCCTCGATCACCTGTTTCGCGATGGCGGCGGTGTCCTCCCGGTCGCCGGAATTGTAGGCCGGCTGGCCGCAGCAGGTCTGGGCCAGCGGCACGTCCACCGCGCAGCCGCCACGCTCCAGCAGCTTCACCGCGGCGAAGCCGACGCTGGGCCGGTAGAGGTCGACCAGGCAGGTCACGAAAAGCCCCACGCGGGGCCGGGCATTGGCATTGTCGCTCATGGCGACGGTTATAGAGGAACTGGCTGGCGCTGCTAAGCGTCTATGCGACATCGCGCGCCGCGCGGCGGGTCAGGCGACCGGCAGCGGCGGCTTCCGGGCCGGCCAGAGCGCCAGGGCAAGGCCGGCGAAGACCAGCAGGCCGCCGGAAACCTGCAGCGCCGACAGGGTCTCCCCGAGAACGAGGGCCGACAGCGCGACGCCGAACACCGGCACCAGCAGGAAGAAGGGTGCGACGGCCGCCGACGAGTAGGCAACCAGCAGACGGCCCCAGATGGCGAAGACGAGGACCGTCGCCAGCACGCCGGACCAGACGAGCGCGATGACGGTCGGCCAGGTGACGGTCGCCGCGAGATCCGCGGCCGAACCGTCCGATTCGAGAACCAGGGACAGGCCCAGCAGCGGCAGCGGCGGCACCAGGCTCATCCAGACCGAGACGCGGAGCATGTCGGTCTGGCCCAGCGACTTCATGATGTTGTTGCCGATCCCGCCGGAGAGCGCAGCCAGCAGGATCAGCAGCAGGGCGACGGCCGAGCCGGCGCGGCCGCGGTCGATGGCCAGGACCGCGATGCCCGCGGCCGCGATCAGCAGCGCCAGCAACTGCCGGCGCCTCATCCGTTCGCCGAACACGGCCATTGAGATCAGGATGGTGAAGAAGGCCTGGGTGTGCACCAGCACCGAAGCCAGCGACGCGCTCAGTCCCTGCGTCATGGCGATGAAGGTCAGCGCGAACAGCACCGCGCCGAGGAACAGGCCAAGCAGGATCAGTTTTCCGGCCGGGATCCGCGGCCATGGCACCACCACGACGAAGCACGCCGCACAGGCGAAGCGCAACGCGGTGAAGAAGATCGGCGGCGTGTCCTGCAACGCGATAGCGGAAAACGGGTAGGTCGCCCCCCAGATGAAGGCGGCCATGACGGCCAGCAGGGTGTCGCGCCGGGTCATCGACACCTTCAGAACACGCCGCCTTCCTTCATCGCAGCGATCTGGTCGTCGGTGTAGCCCAGTTCCTTCAATGTGGCGGCGGTGTGCTCGCCGACTTCGGCGAAGGCGAGGCGCGGCCTGCCGGGCTCGGCGGCGAACTTGATCGGCACGCCGATATGCTCCCAGCCACGCTCGTCCTCGAAGATCATCTCCCGGTGGCGCACCTGCGGGTCGTCGCAGGCCTCGCGCAGGTTCTTCACGGGCGCGAAGGCGGCGTCGACGCCCTCGAACCACTCCACCCACTCGGCCTGGGTCTTCGTGCGGAAGGTCTCGCGCAGGAACTGACGCGCCGGCTCCTGCGTCGGGCCCGGCGGCGGCTTGCAGGCCTCGATCAGGTCCTCGCGGCCGAACTTCCGCATCACTGTCTCGGCGAAGTGCATCTCCGAGGCGCCGAGCACCACGTGCCGGCCGTCCTTCGTCTCGTAGATCTGGTAGAAGGCGTAGCCGCCGCCCGTCCGCTCCTCCTTCCAGACCGGCGGCGTCTTGTGGGCGAAGGTGGAGCCCATCAGGTTCGGCATGGCCGCGAAGAGCGAGTCCATCATGGCGAGGTCGATATAGTCGCCCTTCCCCGTCTTCTCGCGGCGGAGCAGCGCCATCAGCACGCCAGACAGGCCCATCATCGACGACAGCATGTCGGCGTTGGCGATGCCGGGGATGGCCGGCTTGCCGTCCTGACCCTGGTTCAGCGAGAGGACGCCGGCCAGCGCCTCGGTCGCCAGGTCGTGCGCCGGCTTCTTCACATAGGGGCCGCTCTGCCCGAAGGCGGAGATCGAGAGATAGACGAGGCGCGGATTGCGGGCGCTGACGCTCTCGTAGTCGCAGCCGAGGCGCTTGACCACGCCGGGGCGGAAGGCCTCCACCATGACGTCGCAGCTTTCGACCAGCTTCATCAGGGCCTCCCGGCCCGCATCGGTCTTCAGGTTGAGCTGGATCGACTTCTTGCCGCGATGGGTGTTGGCGAAATAGACGGTGACCCCGTCGCGCACCTGGCCGATCTCCCGGTTCGGCTCGCCCGAGAGCGGCTCCAGCTTGATCACCTCGGCGCCGTGGTCGGCCATCATCTGGGTCAGCAGCGGCCCGGGCAGGAACAGCGACATGTCCAGGACGCGGATGCCTTCGAGTTTCATGTGGATCTCCGGATTACCTTGATCGGCGTCCTCGGGCTTGACCCGAGGACCCAGTCATTTGTTTCGCTGGGCCCTCGGATCAGGTCCGAGGGCGGCGTGAAAGGGCGCGGCAGCGCGCCCCTTCACGCCGGATTCCGCGCCAGCATCTGCCGCGCGATGATGATGCGCTGCATCTCGTTGGTGCCCTCGCCGATGCACATCAGCGGCGCGTCGCGGAAATAGCGCTCGACCGGGAACTCCGCCGAATAGCCGTAGGCGCCGTGGATGCGCATGCATTCGGTGGCGTTCTCCAGCGCGGTCTCGGAGGCGAAGAGCTTGGCCATGCCGGCCTCCATGTCGCAGCGCTCGCCCCGGTCGTAGGCCATGGCCGCGTCCAGCATCAGAAGCTCCGCCGCCCGGCGTTTCGTCGCCATGTCGCCGATCTTCAGCTGGATCGCCTGGTGTTCGCCGATCGGCTTGCCCATGGTTTCGCGGATCTGGGCGTATTCGACCGCGCGGTTGAGCGCCGCCGTCGCCACGCCCACGCCGCGGGCGGCGATGTTGATGCGGCCGAGCTCCAGCCCGCCGACGGTCTGGTGGAAGCCCTTGCCCTCCACGCCGCCGATCAGGTTGGCGGCCGGCAGGCGGTAGTCCTCGAAGATCAGCTCCGCCGAATCGATGCCCTTGTAGCCGAGCTTCTTCAGCTTGCGTCCGGTGGTGAAACCCGGTCCCTTTTCGGCGATGAACAGGCTCATGCCCTTGTGGCGCGGTTCGATGTCCGTGTCTGTCTTCGCCAGCAGGGCGACCGCCCCGCCCTCGATGCCGTTGGAGATCCAGGTCTTGCCGCCATTGACCACATAGTCGTCGCCGTCGCGCACCGCCTTCGTGCGGATCGCCTGCAGGTCGGTGCCGCAATGCGGTTCGGTCAGCGCCAGCCCGCCGCGCAGTTCGCCCGAAGCGAAGCGGGGCAGGAAGCGGTTCTTCTGCTCCTCGGTGCCGAAGCGCTCGACGGCCGCCGCCATCATCAGGTGCGAGTTGAAGATGCCGGTCAGCGACATCCAGGTCTCGGAGATCGTGGCGACGATCTTCGCATAGGTCTGGGCCGGCAGGCCGAGGCCGCCATATTCGGTCGGGATGGTGGCGCCGAACAGGCCGAGCTCCTTCATCTGCGCGACCATCTCGTGCGGATATTCGTCGGCGTGCTCCAGATCGAGCACCTTGTCCTCGACATCGCGCCTCAGCCAGACGCGGATCGTGTCGAGCAGCTGGCGTTCGTCCGCCTCGCTGATCTCCGCGCCCGACCGGCTGCGTATGATCTTTTCCATGTCTGCGACCCTCCCCGTCGTTTCATGGATAGTTGACCCCCGCCGGCCATGCTAGGCGAGAATCCGGATATCCATGAGAACATAGCCATGCTGCTGTCGGAACTGCTGGAAAAACGCGATTGCCTGCTGGCCGACGGCGCGACCGGCACCAACCTGTTCGCGATGGGGCTGCCGCCGGGCAATGCGCCCGAAGCCTGGAACGCCGACGAGCCGGAGAAGATCCGCGCGAACTACCGGAGCTTCGTCGACGCCGGCTCCGACATCATTCTCACCAACACTTTCGGCGGCACCCGCTATCGCCTGATGCTGCACGGGCTGGAGGACCGGGCGGAGGAACTCAACCGCCTCGGCGCGGCGCTGGCCCGCGAGGTCGCCGACGCCGCCAACCGGCCGATCGTCGTGGCCGGCTCCATGGGGCCGACGGGCGAACTGATGGCGCCGCTGGGACGGATGACCCACACGGATGCGGCGGCGGCCTTCGCCGAACAGGCGCGCGGTCTCAAGGCCGGCGGCGCCGACGTCGCCTGGATCGAGACCATGTCAGCGCCCGAGGAGATGCGCGCCGCCGCCGAGGCCGCCATCGCCGAGGGCCTGCCCTATGTCTACACCGCCAGTTTCGACACCGCCGGGCGCACCATGATGGGCCTGCCGCCGGAACTGCTGGCCGGCGTCGCGGCCACCTTGCCCGTCCCACCGGTCGCCTTCGGCGCGAATTGCGGCGTGGGCGCCTCCGACCTGCTGC
Proteins encoded:
- a CDS encoding Fe-S oxidoreductase, which encodes MSDNANARPRVGLFVTCLVDLYRPSVGFAAVKLLERGGCAVDVPLAQTCCGQPAYNSGDREDTAAIAKQVIEAFESFDYVVAPSGSCAGMIRHHYPTLFADDGDWARRAADLGARTFELVSFLTGVCGMTEVEAKLDRTVTYHDSCSGLRELKIKEQPRRLLATVDELELVELPTAETCCGFGGTFCIKYSDVSAEMVRRKSDDIQATGADLLLAGDMGCLLNMAGKLKREGADIQVRHVAEVLAGMTDGPAIGEEG
- a CDS encoding CoA-transferase, with product MKLEGIRVLDMSLFLPGPLLTQMMADHGAEVIKLEPLSGEPNREIGQVRDGVTVYFANTHRGKKSIQLNLKTDAGREALMKLVESCDVMVEAFRPGVVKRLGCDYESVSARNPRLVYLSISAFGQSGPYVKKPAHDLATEALAGVLSLNQGQDGKPAIPGIANADMLSSMMGLSGVLMALLRREKTGKGDYIDLAMMDSLFAAMPNLMGSTFAHKTPPVWKEERTGGGYAFYQIYETKDGRHVVLGASEMHFAETVMRKFGREDLIEACKPPPGPTQEPARQFLRETFRTKTQAEWVEWFEGVDAAFAPVKNLREACDDPQVRHREMIFEDERGWEHIGVPIKFAAEPGRPRLAFAEVGEHTAATLKELGYTDDQIAAMKEGGVF
- a CDS encoding acyl-CoA dehydrogenase; the protein is MEKIIRSRSGAEISEADERQLLDTIRVWLRRDVEDKVLDLEHADEYPHEMVAQMKELGLFGATIPTEYGGLGLPAQTYAKIVATISETWMSLTGIFNSHLMMAAAVERFGTEEQKNRFLPRFASGELRGGLALTEPHCGTDLQAIRTKAVRDGDDYVVNGGKTWISNGIEGGAVALLAKTDTDIEPRHKGMSLFIAEKGPGFTTGRKLKKLGYKGIDSAELIFEDYRLPAANLIGGVEGKGFHQTVGGLELGRINIAARGVGVATAALNRAVEYAQIRETMGKPIGEHQAIQLKIGDMATKRRAAELLMLDAAMAYDRGERCDMEAGMAKLFASETALENATECMRIHGAYGYSAEFPVERYFRDAPLMCIGEGTNEMQRIIIARQMLARNPA
- a CDS encoding methionine synthase I (catalyzes the formation of methionine from L-homocysteine and S-adenosyl-L-methionine); translated protein: MLLSELLEKRDCLLADGATGTNLFAMGLPPGNAPEAWNADEPEKIRANYRSFVDAGSDIILTNTFGGTRYRLMLHGLEDRAEELNRLGAALAREVADAANRPIVVAGSMGPTGELMAPLGRMTHTDAAAAFAEQARGLKAGGADVAWIETMSAPEEMRAAAEAAIAEGLPYVYTASFDTAGRTMMGLPPELLAGVAATLPVPPVAFGANCGVGASDLLLAVLGMATETGVVIAKANCGIPQIRGDKVVYTGTPELMAAYARFARDAGARIIGGCCGTTPEHIRAMRLALDTSERGPRPDLAEITAALGPLIAPPAANTESIRHVRRRRRA